The Acidimicrobiales bacterium genomic sequence CAGCACGATCGACTCCTCGATCATGTTGAACAGCCGGCGGACGTTCAGGTACCGCCACTCGCTCGAGCCGTCGGCGAGCGTGCGGGCCCCCCACACCCGGATGCCCTCCCTGGTGAACAGGCGCAGGCAGTTGACGCCGACGGGGTTGAGCTCCTCCTGCTCGGCGTCGGTGACGACGTAGGTCAGCCCGAGCGCGCCGCGGATCGACTCGTTCGCCGGGGCCTTGTGCACGCCCCGCATGGCGTCGGTCCTCGCCCACACGCCGGCGAGGTGGCCGGACGGCGGCACGGCGACGGTGGCGTCGCTGCCGAGCGGGTCCCGGACGGTGATCCAGGGGAAGTAGGCGGCGCCGTAGCCGCCGTCGGACTGGCGGGGTCGCACCCCGGGCGCCGGCCCGTCGTCGCCCCCGGTCCGCCGCCCGCCGCCGCCACCGCCGGCA encodes the following:
- a CDS encoding phage tail sheath C-terminal domain-containing protein — its product is AGGGGGGRRTGGDDGPAPGVRPRQSDGGYGAAYFPWITVRDPLGSDATVAVPPSGHLAGVWARTDAMRGVHKAPANESIRGALGLTYVVTDAEQEELNPVGVNCLRLFTREGIRVWGARTLADGSSEWRYLNVRRLFNMIEESIVLSTRWIVFEPNDRTLWKSIRRDVTAFLMRLWRDGALMGRTPEEAFFVQCDEETNPPEVIDAGQVITVIGIAPVKPAEFIVFRVSQHSAGSDVETGAAVNV